One window from the genome of Streptomyces sp. NBC_00708 encodes:
- the rpsK gene encoding 30S ribosomal protein S11 gives MPPKGRQGAAKKVRRKEKKNVAHGHAHIKSTFNNTIVSITDPSGNVISWASAGHVGFKGSRKSTPFAAQMAAESAARRAQEHGMRKVDVFVKGPGSGRETAIRSLQATGLEVGSIQDVTPTPHNGCRPPKRRRV, from the coding sequence ATGCCCCCCAAGGGTCGTCAGGGCGCAGCCAAGAAGGTGCGTCGCAAGGAAAAGAAGAACGTCGCTCACGGCCACGCGCACATCAAGAGCACGTTCAACAACACGATCGTCTCGATCACGGACCCCTCGGGCAACGTGATCTCCTGGGCCTCCGCCGGCCACGTCGGCTTCAAGGGCTCGCGCAAGTCCACCCCCTTCGCCGCGCAGATGGCCGCCGAGTCGGCCGCCCGCCGCGCGCAGGAGCACGGCATGCGCAAGGTCGACGTCTTCGTGAAGGGTCCGGGCTCCGGCCGCGAGACCGCGATCCGCTCCCTCCAGGCCACGGGCCTCGAGGTCGGTTCGATCCAGGACGTCACCCCGACGCCGCACAACGGCTGCCGTCCGCCGAAGCGTCGCCGCGTCTGA
- the map gene encoding type I methionyl aminopeptidase: protein MVQIKTPEQIAKMREAGLVVAAIHAATREAAVPGATTRDLDQVARKVIADHGAKSNFLGYGGFPATICTSVNEVVVHGIPDEKTVLKDGDIISIDAGAIVDGWHGDAAYTAFVGTGHAPELVELSRVTEESMWAGIAAMKVNNRLVDISKAIESYIRRQPRPATGKYGIIEDYGGHGIGTEMHMDPHLLNYVSRKRGKGIKLVPGVCLAIEPMVSLGTPHTEVLEDEWTVITTDGTWSSHWEHSIALTEQGPLVLTAPDCGRERLAAYGVEAAPDPLG, encoded by the coding sequence ATGGTGCAGATCAAGACCCCCGAGCAGATCGCGAAGATGCGCGAGGCGGGGCTGGTGGTCGCTGCCATCCACGCGGCCACCCGTGAGGCGGCGGTGCCCGGCGCCACCACCCGGGACCTGGACCAGGTCGCCCGCAAGGTGATCGCGGACCACGGCGCGAAGTCGAACTTCCTCGGGTACGGCGGCTTCCCCGCGACCATCTGCACCTCGGTCAACGAGGTCGTCGTCCACGGCATCCCGGACGAGAAGACCGTCCTCAAGGACGGCGACATCATCTCCATCGACGCCGGCGCGATCGTCGACGGCTGGCACGGCGACGCCGCGTACACCGCCTTCGTCGGTACGGGGCACGCTCCGGAGCTGGTCGAGCTGTCCCGGGTGACCGAGGAGTCGATGTGGGCCGGCATCGCGGCGATGAAGGTGAACAACCGCCTCGTCGACATCTCCAAGGCGATCGAGTCCTACATCCGCCGCCAGCCCCGCCCCGCCACCGGCAAGTACGGGATCATCGAGGACTACGGCGGGCACGGCATCGGCACCGAGATGCACATGGACCCGCATCTGCTGAACTACGTCTCCCGCAAGCGCGGCAAGGGCATCAAGCTGGTCCCGGGCGTCTGCCTGGCCATCGAGCCCATGGTCTCGCTGGGCACCCCGCACACCGAGGTGCTGGAGGACGAGTGGACCGTCATCACCACGGACGGCACCTGGTCCTCGCACTGGGAGCACTCCATCGCCCTCACGGAGCAGGGGCCGCTGGTCCTCACCGCCCCGGACTGCGGCCGTGAGCGCCTGGCGGCGTACGGGGTCGAGGCGGCGCCCGACCCCCTGGGCTGA
- a CDS encoding DNA-directed RNA polymerase subunit alpha: MLIAQRPSLTEEVVDEFRSRFVIEPLEPGFGYTLGNSLRRTLLSSIPGAAVTSIRIDGVLHEFTTVPGVKEDVTDLILNIKQLVVSSEHDEPVVMYLRKQGPGLVTAADIAPPAGVEVHNPDLVLATLNGKGKLEMELTVERGRGYVSAVQNKQAGQEIGRIPVDSIYSPVLKVTYKVEATRVEQRTDFDKLIVDVETKQAMRPRDAMASAGKTLVELFGLARELNIDAEGIDMGPSPTDAALAADLALPIEELELTVRSYNCLKREGIHSVGELVARSEADLLDIRNFGAKSIDEVKAKLAGMGLALKDSPPGFDPTAAADAFGADDDADAGFVETEQY; encoded by the coding sequence ATGCTGATCGCTCAGCGTCCGTCGCTGACCGAAGAGGTCGTCGACGAGTTCCGCTCCCGGTTCGTCATCGAGCCGCTGGAGCCGGGCTTCGGCTACACCCTCGGCAACTCCCTGCGTCGCACGCTCCTCTCCTCGATCCCGGGTGCCGCTGTCACCAGCATCCGCATCGACGGTGTCCTGCACGAGTTCACCACCGTGCCGGGCGTCAAGGAGGACGTGACCGACCTCATCCTCAACATCAAGCAGCTGGTCGTCTCCTCGGAGCACGACGAGCCGGTCGTGATGTACCTGCGCAAGCAGGGCCCCGGCCTGGTCACCGCCGCGGACATCGCGCCGCCGGCCGGTGTCGAGGTGCACAACCCGGACCTGGTCCTGGCCACGCTGAACGGCAAGGGCAAGCTGGAGATGGAGCTGACCGTCGAGCGCGGTCGCGGCTACGTCTCCGCCGTCCAGAACAAGCAGGCGGGCCAGGAGATCGGCCGTATCCCGGTCGACTCCATCTACTCGCCGGTGCTCAAGGTCACGTACAAGGTCGAGGCGACCCGTGTCGAGCAGCGCACCGACTTCGACAAGCTGATCGTCGACGTCGAGACCAAGCAGGCCATGCGTCCGCGTGACGCGATGGCGTCGGCCGGTAAGACCCTGGTCGAGCTGTTCGGTCTGGCGCGCGAGCTCAACATCGACGCCGAGGGCATCGACATGGGCCCGTCGCCGACGGACGCCGCGCTCGCGGCGGACCTGGCGCTGCCGATCGAGGAGCTGGAGCTCACGGTCCGCTCGTACAACTGCCTCAAGCGCGAGGGCATCCACTCGGTGGGCGAGCTGGTGGCCCGCTCCGAGGCGGACCTGCTCGACATCCGCAACTTCGGTGCGAAGTCGATCGACGAGGTCAAGGCGAAGCTGGCCGGTATGGGTCTGGCGCTGAAGGACTCGCCTCCCGGGTTCGACCCGACCGCCGCCGCCGATGCGTTTGGCGCGGATGACGACGCGGATGCCGGTTTCGTGGAGACCGAGCAGTACTGA
- the truA gene encoding tRNA pseudouridine(38-40) synthase TruA gives MSDEVEPGFVRVRLDLAYDGKDFSGWAKQTARRTVQGEIEDALRTVTRSSRTYDLTVAGRTDAGVHARGQVAHVDLPAEVWAEHEEKLLRRLAGRMAPDVRVWRIAEAPAGFNARFSALWRRYAYRIADRPGGVDPLLRGHVLWHDRPLDVAAMNAAAARMTGEHDFAAYCKKREGATTIRTLQKLHWVRDAETGIITGTVQADAFCHNMVRALVGAMLFVGDGRRPDPWPAEVLAAGVRDPGVHVVRPHGLTLEEVAYPADGLLAARALEARNVRSLPGTGCC, from the coding sequence GTGAGTGACGAGGTGGAGCCCGGCTTCGTACGGGTGCGGCTGGACCTGGCCTATGACGGCAAGGACTTCTCGGGCTGGGCGAAGCAGACCGCCCGGCGGACGGTCCAGGGGGAGATCGAGGACGCGCTGCGGACCGTGACCCGCTCCTCGCGCACGTACGACCTGACGGTGGCGGGGCGCACCGACGCCGGGGTGCACGCCCGGGGTCAGGTCGCCCATGTGGACCTGCCGGCCGAGGTGTGGGCCGAGCACGAGGAGAAGCTGCTGCGGCGGCTGGCCGGGCGGATGGCGCCCGATGTGCGGGTCTGGCGGATCGCGGAGGCGCCGGCGGGGTTCAACGCCCGGTTCTCCGCGCTGTGGCGCCGGTACGCGTACCGCATCGCCGACCGCCCCGGCGGCGTCGACCCCCTGCTGAGGGGCCATGTGCTCTGGCACGACCGGCCGCTGGACGTGGCCGCGATGAACGCCGCGGCGGCCCGGATGACCGGGGAGCACGACTTCGCCGCGTACTGCAAGAAGCGCGAGGGCGCGACGACGATCCGGACGCTCCAGAAGCTGCACTGGGTGCGGGACGCGGAGACCGGGATCATCACCGGGACCGTGCAGGCGGACGCCTTCTGCCACAACATGGTGCGGGCCCTGGTCGGCGCGATGCTGTTCGTGGGCGACGGCCGGCGCCCCGACCCGTGGCCGGCCGAGGTGCTGGCGGCCGGGGTGCGCGACCCCGGGGTGCACGTGGTGCGCCCGCACGGGCTGACGCTGGAGGAGGTCGCGTACCCGGCGGACGGGCTGCTGGCGGCGCGGGCGCTGGAGGCCCGCAATGTGCGGTCGCTGCCGGGGACCGGGTGCTGCTAG
- the rpmJ gene encoding 50S ribosomal protein L36, which yields MKVKPSVKKICDKCKVIRRHGRVMVICDNLRHKQRQG from the coding sequence ATGAAGGTCAAGCCGAGCGTCAAGAAGATCTGCGACAAGTGCAAGGTGATCCGCCGTCACGGCCGGGTCATGGTCATCTGCGACAACCTGCGCCACAAGCAGCGCCAGGGCTGA
- the rpsM gene encoding 30S ribosomal protein S13 → MARVSGVDIPREKRVEVALTYVFGIGRTRSKEILATTGVNPNTRVRDLAEEDLVKIREYVDANLRTEGDLRREIQADIRRKVEIGCYQGLRHRRGLPVHGQRTSTNARTRKGPRRAIAGKKKPGKK, encoded by the coding sequence ATGGCACGCGTTTCAGGTGTTGACATCCCGCGCGAAAAGCGCGTGGAGGTTGCCCTCACCTACGTCTTCGGTATCGGGCGCACCCGGTCCAAGGAGATCCTCGCCACCACCGGCGTGAACCCGAACACCCGCGTTCGTGACCTGGCCGAAGAGGACCTGGTCAAGATCCGCGAGTACGTGGACGCCAACCTCCGCACCGAGGGTGACCTCCGCCGCGAGATCCAGGCCGACATCCGCCGCAAGGTCGAGATCGGCTGCTACCAGGGTCTCCGTCACCGCCGCGGGCTGCCGGTCCACGGCCAGCGCACCAGCACCAACGCCCGTACCCGCAAGGGTCCGCGTCGCGCGATCGCCGGCAAGAAGAAGCCGGGCAAGAAGTAG
- the infA gene encoding translation initiation factor IF-1 — protein MAKKQGAIEIEGTVIESLPNAMFKVELQNGHKVLAHISGKMRMHYIRILPDDRVVVELSPYDLTRGRIVYRYK, from the coding sequence GTGGCCAAGAAGCAAGGTGCCATCGAAATTGAGGGCACCGTGATCGAGTCCCTCCCGAACGCCATGTTCAAGGTGGAACTTCAGAACGGTCACAAGGTCCTCGCGCACATCAGCGGCAAGATGCGTATGCACTACATCCGCATCCTCCCGGATGACCGGGTCGTCGTGGAGCTGTCTCCGTACGACCTGACGCGTGGCCGGATCGTCTACCGCTACAAGTAG
- the rplQ gene encoding 50S ribosomal protein L17, with protein MPKPAKGARLGGSAAHEKLLLNNLAKSLFEHGRITTTEAKARRLRPVAERFITKAKKGDIHNRRLVLQSITDKGVVHTLFTEIAPRYENRPGGYTRITKIGNRRGDNAPMAVIELVEALTVAQQATGEAEAATKRAVKEDAAKKDETPVESVEDAQDA; from the coding sequence ATGCCGAAGCCCGCCAAGGGTGCCCGTCTGGGCGGCAGCGCCGCGCACGAGAAGCTTCTTCTCAACAACCTCGCGAAGTCGCTGTTCGAGCACGGCCGCATCACCACGACCGAGGCCAAGGCTCGCCGCCTGCGTCCGGTCGCGGAGCGTTTCATCACCAAGGCGAAGAAGGGCGACATCCACAACCGTCGCCTGGTGCTGCAGTCGATCACGGACAAGGGCGTCGTCCACACGCTCTTCACCGAGATCGCCCCGCGGTACGAGAACCGCCCCGGTGGTTACACCCGCATCACCAAGATCGGCAACCGTCGTGGCGACAACGCCCCGATGGCCGTCATCGAGCTGGTCGAGGCGCTGACCGTGGCGCAGCAGGCCACCGGTGAGGCCGAGGCCGCCACCAAGCGTGCGGTCAAGGAAGACGCGGCCAAGAAGGACGAGACCCCGGTCGAGTCCGTCGAGGACGCGCAGGACGCCTGA